The proteins below come from a single Eucalyptus grandis isolate ANBG69807.140 chromosome 3, ASM1654582v1, whole genome shotgun sequence genomic window:
- the LOC104429061 gene encoding disease resistance protein RUN1-like has product MHPPIEKCNVSVHRNAEDADTGASDLLTAPTKTNSGGSSSLTASIGNYYDVFLNFRGVDTRKGFTDHLYNGLVDAGIHTFRDNNEIREGEMIGPDLLTAIKNMEPAHVRHQIGSFGDAFHKRERRFDPTIFDKWKQALLEVTSLKGWEADGYEGELVKSIVRKVLSELKEKFELDISENLVGINSHVEKIIRFVDKSPCDTLFVGIHGMGGIGKTTLAKTIYNKLLNKFEYCSFIANIRESGERFGIHCLQNQLIVDILKQDNQARNKDEGIKILSSMLKGKKVLILLDDVDDYDQLKALAGNHHWFSSGSRIIITTRNKSILDNAEVNYNYEHEELDRDKSLILFSRHAFRKDSPPSEFEDLAYDAVSTTGGLPLSLEVLGSYLCGQKPILWEDTIKKLRKVPHKKVQEKLRISYEALDYRQKQIFLDIACFFIGTSKRKASYMWDACDFFPKEGIEVLKFLSLIKVGDNHELRMHDQLRDLGREIVREENEQGPEYRSRLWDSTEVWEVLKANEGTKKIEAICLSSAKPLTKATTSLRKNNSRS; this is encoded by the exons ATGCATCCTCCCATTGAGAAATGCAACGTCAGTGTGCATAGAAATGCAGAAGATGCTGATACTGGTGCGTCTGATCTGTTGACTGCGCCCACAAAAACTAATTCTGGTGGATCTAGTTCGTTGACCGCATCGATTGGAAACTACTACGATGTGTTCTTGAACTTTAGAGGTGTAGATACTCGAAAGGGTTTCACTGATCACCTCTACAACGGGCTTGTCGATGCTGGAATTCATACTTTTAGAGACAATAATGAGATTCGGGAAGGAGAGATGATCGGCCCAGATCTTTTGACAGCCATCAAGAATA TGGAACCAGCTCACGTGCGACATCAAATCGGGAGTTTTGGGGATGCATTTCATAAGCGCGAGAGGCGTTTTGACCCAACAATTTTCGATAAATGGAAGCAAGCACTCCTTGAAGTTACTTCCTTGAAAGGATGGGAAGCTGATGG GTATGAAGGAGAATTGGTAAAATCGATTGTTCGGAAAGTGTTAAGTGAgttgaaagaaaagtttgagttGGATATTTCTGAGAATTTGGTTGGAATTAACAGTCATGTGGAGAAGATTATAAGATTTGTAGATAAAAGTCCTTGTGACACCCTATTTGTTGGCATCCATGgaatgggaggcattggcaagacaactcttgctAAAACCATCTACAACAAGCTCTTAAATAAATTTGAGTATTGTAGCTTCATTGCTAATATTAGGGAGTCGGGGGAGCGCTTTGGCATTCATTGCTTACAAAATCAGTTAATCGTTGATATATTGAAGCAAGACAATCAAGCTCGTAATAAGGATGAAGGGATTAAGATCCTCTCATCAATGCTCAAAGGTAAGAAAGTcctcattcttcttgatgatgtaGACGATTACGATCAGCTGAAAGCTTTGGCTGGAAATCATCATTGGTTTTCTTCAggaagtaggatcattattACCACCAGAAACAAGAGTATTCTTGACAATGCTGAGGTGAACTACAACTATGAACATGAGGAATTGGATAGGGATAAATCTTTGATTCTGTTtagtagacatgcatttcgaaAGGACTCTCCTCCAAGTGAATTTGAAGACCTTGCTTATGATGCTGTGTCCACCACTGGAGGGCTTCCCTTATCTCTTGAGGTTCTAGGTTCATATTTGTGCGGACAAAAGCCAATTCTATGGGAGGATACGataaaaaagttaagaaaagtCCCTCATAAGAAAGTGCAAGAAAAGTTAAGGATAAGTTATGAAGCATTGGATTATagacaaaaacaaatatttttggatatcgCTTGCTTTTTCATTGGGACCAGCAAAAGAAAAGCATCCTACATGTGGGACGCttgtgactttttcccaaaggaAGGAATTGAAGTATTGAAGTTTTTGTCATTAATAAAAGTTGGAGATAATCATGAGCTTAgaatgcatgatcaattgagaGATCTTGGTAGGGAAATTGTCCGCGAGGAAAACGAGCAGGGACCTGAATATCGTAGTAGGTTATGGGACTCGACGGAAGTCTGGGAAGTGCTTAAGGCAAATGAG